One region of Musa acuminata AAA Group cultivar baxijiao unplaced genomic scaffold, Cavendish_Baxijiao_AAA HiC_scaffold_1110, whole genome shotgun sequence genomic DNA includes:
- the LOC135666589 gene encoding uncharacterized protein LOC135666589 isoform X1 — MYRATVLVVLFLAAAGLAAAAEAPAPGPSSKPEQPESAQSPAKSPASASATAPSTSTSTAPATVPATAPAAAHSPATSPASAHAPAKALSPEAATSPSNSPAAAPTPDADLDDDSDDDIPAEGPISGSPPEPSLAAAPAPEEEDALSPTTSPSGAGAPIAAGAAFAALSAAVAAVFAF; from the coding sequence ATGTATCGCGCCACCGTGTTGGTCGTCCTCTTCCTGGCTGCGGCCGGCCTCGCCGCAGCCGCCGAGGCACCCGCTCCTGGGCCCAGCTCCAAGCCCGAGCAACCGGAATCGGCCCAGTCTCCGGCGAAATcccccgcctccgcctccgccaccgccccttccacctccacctccaccgccCCGGCCACCGTTCCCGCCACCGCCCCCGCCGCCGCCCATTCCCCGGCCACATCCCCCGCCTCCGCCCACGCCCCAGCGAAGGCTCTCTCTCCGGAGGCCGCCACATCGCCCTCGAACTCCCCTGCCGCGGCGCCGACCCCCGACGCCGACTTGGACGACGACAGCGACGACGATATCCCAGCTGAGGGTCCGATCTCCGGCAGCCCTCCGGAGCCATCCTTGGCTGCTGCGCCTGCACCGGAGGAGGAAGACGCGCTGAGCCCCACGACGTCGCCTAGCGGAGCAGGGGCGCCTATCGCAGCTGGTGCTGCCTTCGCCGCTCTCTCCGCCGCTGTGGCTGCCGTCTTCGCTTTCTAA
- the LOC135666574 gene encoding NAD-dependent protein deacetylase SRT1-like, whose translation MSLGYAQKLSYREDVGTVGMSEIFDPPDLLQQKIEELALMIKKSKHLVAFTGAGISTSSGIPDFRGPKGVWTLQRAGMGLPEASLPFHRAMPSLTHMALVELERADILKFVISQNVDSLHLRSGIPREKLAELHGNSFREVCPACGIEYIRDFEVETIGMKETSRRCSDTKCGAKLKDSVLDWEDALPPKEMNSAEKHCRTADLVLCLGTSLQITPACNLPLKCIRNGGKIVIVNLQPTPKDKKASLVIHGLVDKVIAGVMNFLSLCIPPYIRIDFAQLSLSHSPKKNTYVKWTLRITSIHGPRAPLAFLKSVEISFPERPDLKAAFLDKQPFHLKRETARKRPFKMLLTFHFCDGCSCPSTSIEWPIDFQVTKGSFVQDKDEVLRSLKNAAGEESHGGQYAALEAKFLPRSEVTTIAIATSICRFDGLADVNRRLDMISNNCFPLIKRCNEGTNGNTTSEKRFKRT comes from the exons ATGTCTTTGGGGTACGCGCAGAAGCTCTCCTACAGGGAGGACGTCGGCACCGTGGGCATGTCTGAGATCTTCGACCCACCCGACCTCCTCCAGCAAAAG ATTGAAGAACTTGCCCTAATGATTAAAAAG AGCAAACATCTGGTGGCATTTACAGGGGCTGGGATTTCAACTTCAAGTGGCATACCAGATTTTCGAGGACCGAAGGGTGTTTGGACTCTTCag CGAGCAGGCATGGGATTGCCTGAAGCATCACTTCCTTTTCACCGTGCAATGCCAAGTCTTACTCATATggctttagtggaattggagagagctgATATCCTGAAGTTTGTTATTAGTCAG AACGTTGATAGTCTTCATCTTCGATCTGGCATACCAAGGGAGAAGCTTGCTGAATTGCATGGAAATTCTTTCAGGGAAGTTTGCCCTGCATGTGGGATCGA ATATATTCGAGATTTTGAGGTTGAAACCATTGGGATGAAAGAGACATCAAGGCGTTGTTCTGACACAAAGTGTGGTGCAAAACTTAAGGACAGTGTTCTTGATTGGGAG GATGCTTTACCTCCTAAAGAGATGAACTCTGCTGAGAAGCACTGCAGAACTGCTGACCTTGTATTATGTTTAGGGACTAG TTTGCAGATAACACCTGCGTGCAACTTACCTTTAAAGTGTATCCGAAATGGTGGGAAGATTGTTATTGTAAATCTTCAG CCAACCCCAAAGGACAAAAAGGCTAGTCTGGTGATCCATGGGCTTGTTGATAAG GTTATTGCAGGCGTCATGAACTTTCTTAGCCTGTGCATTCCTCCATATATCCGCATTGACTTTGCTCAACTTAGTCTGTCTCATTCACCAAAAA AGAACACTTACGTGAAATGGACTCTGAGGATTACAAGTATCCATGGACCCAGAGCTCCATTAGCATTTCTGAAGTCAGTTGAG ATATCATTTCCTGAGAGACCGGACTTAAAGGCTGCCTTCCTAGATAAGCAGCCATTTCATCTGAAAAG GGAAACAGCAAGAAAAAGGCCCTTCAAGATGTTGTTAACTTTTCACTTTTGTGATGGTTGTAGCTGTCCATCCACTTCCATTGAGTGGCCAATTGATTTTCAG GTTACTAAAGGAAGCTTTGTTCAAGATAAGGATGAGGTCCTTCGCAGTCTGAAGAATGCAGCAGGGGAAGAATCCCATGGTGGTCAATATGCTGCTTTGGAGGCGAAGTTCCTTCCTAGGTCTGAAGTTACAACTATTGCCATAGCAACAAGCATTTGCAGATTCGACGGCTTGGCAGATGTGAACAGGCGGCTGGACATGATATCTAACAACTGCTTTCCTTTGATTAAAAGGTGCAACGAAGGCACCAATGGCAACACAACATCCGAGAAGAGATTCAAGCGGACCTGA
- the LOC135666589 gene encoding uncharacterized protein LOC135666589 isoform X2: MWCTRFRFLSLVLVIYLVSLGDSLATAHRVVGMIEKNDDDAKGAKKVGLEITAAHRLPNITPKKSLGSTTKLNDKTSRSNSALRTRPTTTIKKSTRGNSAETLKPKAAEPFYRGSHDPFQRIGTKKPADAVTEMFNMLHKDYHTTGRRRPPINNSMPLKDPHVKH, from the exons ATGTGGTGCACAAGGTTCAGATTCCTTTCCCTTGTGCTTGTGATCTACTTGGTTTCTCTTGGTGACTCCCTTGCTACTGCCCACAGAG TGGTTGGGATGATTGAGAAGAATGATGATGATGCAAAGGGTGCCAAAAAGGTTGGACTCGAGATCACAGCTGCTCACA GACTGCCAAATATCACCCCAAAGAAGTCATTGGGCTCAACAACAAAACTGAATGACaag ACATCCAGAAGCAACAGTGCACTGAGGACAAGACCAACAACCACCATCAAGAAGAGCACAAGAGGGAATTCAGCTGAGACACTGAAGCCAAAAGCAGCTGAACCATTCTACCGTGGATCTCATGATCCATTCCAGAGAATTGGAACCAAAAAACCAGCAGATGCAGTCACTGAAATGTTCAACATGCTGCACAAGGACTACCACACAACGGGCCGCCGCCGGCCTCCGATCAACAACAGCATGCCTTTGAAAGATCCCCATGTCAAACACTAG